The following coding sequences are from one Capsicum annuum cultivar UCD-10X-F1 chromosome 3, UCD10Xv1.1, whole genome shotgun sequence window:
- the LOC124896944 gene encoding uncharacterized protein LOC124896944, translated as MGQPESSIQAASSSRPPSFGQPLSSSIPPSFSQQPSFSQQPNFSQQLSFSSSMCVDTSAVIKVQPAGRGRGRGQTKVEELAKTKELEAVLAQVKENKVHLISNLEKKTIGASTSSIGQKTSKTIGFGIYTDQMSGSQTLNPETRSERVVILGVFKDATQIKIDISYKSRGMKWKGKNGVTISQLQRMSQSKKKPT; from the exons ATGGGACAACCTGAAAGCTCTATCCAGGCAGCAAGTTCTAGCAGGCCACCAAGCTTCGGCCAGCCACTAAGCTCTAGCATACCACCAAGTTTCAGCCAACAACCAAGCTTCAGCCAGCAACCAAACTTCAGCCAGCAACTAAGCTTCAGCAGTTCTATGTGTGTTGATACCTCAGCAGTTATAAAAGTGCAGCCAGCTggaagaggtagaggtagaggccAGACAAAGGTAGAGGAACTGGCAAAGACAAAGGAACTAGAAGCGGTACTGGCACAGGTAAAGGAAAATAAAGTGCATCTGATCAGCAACTTGGAAAAAAAAACCATTGGagcatcaacatcatcaataGGACAAAAAACGTCAAAGACAATAGGATTTGGTATCTACACTGATCAAATGAGTGGCAGTCAAACATTAAAT CCTGAAACTAGAAGTGAAAGAGTTGTCATTCTGGGTGTTTTCAAAGATGCAACTCAAATAAAGATTGATATTAGTTATAAGTCTCGAGGAATGAAGTGGAAGGGAAAGAATGGTGTCACAATTTCTCAATTGCAGCGTATGAGTCAGTCAAAAAAGAAGCCAACTTGA